One window of the Cohnella hashimotonis genome contains the following:
- a CDS encoding sensor histidine kinase, which yields MKGRTVRLRTYLLISNAVSLFAILAVLFYCYSRMLLSAPTFVWLGGATLLAGGVSFVLHLALIVPLARAANQIGEASGKIASGVLGTEVPIVGPAEFRLLAERFNAMSRRLKTSFEDVTRSETSRRELVANVAHDLRTPLALLQSHSEALLDGVVEDEAARGDYLQVIRKESIRLGRLVQDLFDLSKLDAGADPFEPRPVALEDVLIDTLNVYRPKLEEKNLEVVVRLPEPSPVVWGVEHELRRIAANLLDNAIRHSPNGGSIEWCAAIEDGGMVSIALRDDGDGVPEEERDRIFERFYRSDRSRRRESGGAGLGLAIAKSLAERHGGEIGVAPAGDRGSEFRFTLKLADAGSGAALDGGGT from the coding sequence ATGAAGGGCCGGACGGTAAGGCTTCGCACCTATCTCCTAATTTCCAACGCAGTCAGTCTGTTCGCTATTTTAGCCGTCTTGTTCTATTGCTACAGCCGCATGCTGCTTAGCGCGCCGACGTTCGTCTGGCTGGGCGGGGCCACGCTGCTGGCCGGCGGCGTATCGTTCGTCCTTCACTTGGCGCTGATCGTGCCGCTTGCTCGCGCGGCGAATCAGATCGGGGAAGCATCCGGCAAGATCGCTTCGGGCGTGCTCGGCACGGAGGTGCCCATCGTGGGGCCGGCCGAGTTCCGCCTCCTGGCGGAGCGGTTCAACGCAATGAGCCGTCGGCTAAAAACCAGCTTCGAGGACGTGACAAGGTCCGAGACTTCGCGCAGGGAGCTCGTGGCGAACGTCGCGCACGACCTGCGAACGCCGCTCGCGCTGCTTCAGTCTCACTCCGAGGCGCTGCTCGACGGAGTCGTCGAAGACGAGGCCGCGCGCGGCGATTACCTGCAGGTGATCCGGAAGGAATCGATAAGGCTCGGGCGCTTGGTCCAGGATCTGTTCGATCTGTCGAAGCTGGACGCCGGTGCGGACCCCTTCGAGCCTCGGCCTGTTGCCCTTGAGGATGTGCTGATCGATACGCTGAACGTCTACAGACCCAAGCTGGAGGAGAAAAACCTGGAGGTGGTCGTGCGCCTTCCCGAGCCGTCACCGGTCGTGTGGGGCGTCGAGCACGAGCTGCGACGGATCGCGGCCAATTTGCTCGACAACGCGATCCGTCACTCCCCGAACGGGGGGAGCATCGAATGGTGCGCGGCGATCGAAGACGGGGGCATGGTCTCGATCGCGCTCAGGGACGACGGAGACGGCGTGCCGGAGGAAGAGCGGGACCGGATTTTCGAGCGGTTTTATCGGTCGGATCGGAGCAGGCGGCGCGAGAGCGGAGGCGCCGGTCTCGGCCTCGCGATCGCCAAGTCGCTGGCGGAGCGTCACGGCGGCGAGATCGGCGTAGCGCCTGCGGGGGACAGAGGAAGCGAATTTCGATTTACGCTGAAGCTGGCCGACGCCGGAAGCGGTGCGGCCCTCGACGGAGGAGGGACGTAG
- a CDS encoding molybdopterin-dependent oxidoreductase — MKNRKRAGFGKQLAELHRWNAWLVVVLAASGLILSWGAARGWLGEGRVWIKQLHIYIGLITGIVLVLYAPLLKRHLKQLRGRSGQRGNLAFVVFLLLGWLASGVVLWQLRHLPPRWATNALVVHDLLTWVGLPYAAYHSITRMRWAKKPARRAVRTDDGAEAAGESDTKRPYAGGLHPAASPQPWMTRRQFIRSAVGVALAAAVLPSFFRWMGGSLSLTSGTGNIAADETDANRMLPAPQPLPDSANVIGGGAKGSFRLYTVTPLPHFDSDTWRFTIDGLVDKPATWTWEQFLAIKRKVQVSDFHCVTGWSVYGNTWEGIPLAKLLEAAGVQASAQYVKFYSGDGEYTDALSLEQARMKDVLVAVLHDGKPIHRDYGGPVRLIVPGMYAYKSVKWLDRIELIDRPHIGYWEERGYDNDAWVKA; from the coding sequence ATGAAGAATCGTAAACGGGCGGGCTTCGGCAAACAGCTTGCGGAGCTTCACCGCTGGAATGCATGGCTCGTCGTCGTGCTGGCGGCCAGCGGGTTGATTCTGTCCTGGGGCGCGGCGAGAGGGTGGCTCGGCGAGGGGCGCGTGTGGATCAAGCAGCTTCACATCTATATCGGTCTGATCACGGGCATCGTGCTCGTCTTGTATGCACCGCTGCTCAAGCGGCATTTGAAGCAGCTGAGGGGCAGGTCCGGGCAGCGCGGCAACCTGGCGTTCGTCGTCTTCCTGCTGCTCGGCTGGCTGGCGTCGGGGGTCGTGCTCTGGCAGCTCCGCCATCTGCCTCCGCGCTGGGCGACGAATGCGCTCGTCGTTCACGATCTGCTGACGTGGGTCGGTCTGCCGTATGCGGCTTATCACTCGATCACCCGGATGCGCTGGGCCAAAAAACCGGCACGTCGAGCCGTTCGCACGGACGACGGCGCTGAGGCAGCCGGAGAGTCGGACACGAAGCGTCCGTATGCCGGCGGACTGCATCCGGCTGCTAGCCCGCAGCCCTGGATGACGCGTCGCCAGTTCATCCGGAGCGCAGTCGGCGTAGCGCTGGCCGCAGCGGTGCTGCCGTCCTTTTTCCGCTGGATGGGCGGCAGCCTGAGTCTGACCTCCGGCACGGGCAATATCGCCGCGGACGAGACGGACGCGAACCGCATGCTTCCGGCGCCGCAGCCGCTGCCGGACTCGGCGAACGTCATCGGCGGGGGCGCCAAGGGCAGCTTCCGCCTCTATACGGTTACGCCGCTCCCGCATTTCGACTCCGACACTTGGCGCTTTACGATCGACGGTCTGGTCGACAAGCCTGCGACGTGGACATGGGAACAGTTTCTCGCGATCAAGCGCAAGGTGCAGGTCAGCGACTTTCACTGCGTCACCGGCTGGTCGGTGTACGGCAACACGTGGGAAGGTATCCCGCTGGCGAAGCTGCTTGAAGCCGCGGGCGTGCAAGCGAGCGCGCAGTACGTGAAGTTCTACTCCGGGGACGGCGAATATACGGACGCGCTGTCTCTCGAGCAAGCGCGGATGAAGGACGTTCTGGTCGCCGTTCTCCATGACGGCAAACCGATTCATCGCGATTACGGCGGTCCCGTCCGCCTGATCGTGCCGGGCATGTATGCGTACAAATCGGTGAAGTGGCTGGACCGCATCGAGCTGATCGATCGCCCCCATATCGGCTATTGGGAGGAGCGGGGCTACGACAACGACGCATGGGTGAAGGCCTGA